From Microcystis aeruginosa NIES-2549, a single genomic window includes:
- a CDS encoding type II toxin-antitoxin system PemK/MazF family toxin: protein MTIFQGDIYWIDLGEPQGSEPAYLRPCVVVQNDALNQSQIGTVIVCPLTTNLRRAKAIGNVLLNEGEGNLPESSVVNVSQVFTVDKRLLTESIGRLSQEKIKLIIQGIKLVIEPQELE from the coding sequence ATGACGATTTTCCAAGGTGATATTTATTGGATTGATTTAGGAGAACCACAAGGTTCTGAACCTGCTTATCTTCGTCCTTGTGTTGTGGTGCAAAATGATGCTCTGAATCAGTCACAAATTGGGACGGTTATTGTGTGTCCATTAACAACCAATTTGAGACGAGCAAAAGCTATTGGTAATGTTTTATTGAATGAGGGTGAAGGGAATTTACCTGAATCCAGTGTTGTTAATGTTTCACAGGTTTTCACGGTTGATAAACGTCTTTTAACGGAGTCTATCGGAAGACTTTCTCAGGAAAAAATCAAATTAATTATTCAGGGAATTAAGTTGGTTATTGAACCTCAAGAACTCGAATAA
- a CDS encoding putative quinol monooxygenase has translation MFKIDTCCTLVPYFEIQEGKIAAFKELSPKFIERTRTEEGCIHYAFSFSGNIVHCREGYVDASAVLAHLQNVGELLDELLKIAKIIRVEVHAPAAEIEKLREQLASLNPQFFILDEGIRRTSEA, from the coding sequence ATGTTCAAAATCGATACTTGCTGTACTCTCGTACCCTACTTTGAAATACAAGAAGGAAAAATTGCTGCCTTTAAGGAACTAAGCCCCAAGTTCATTGAGAGAACCCGCACCGAAGAGGGCTGTATCCATTATGCTTTTTCCTTTAGCGGTAATATTGTTCATTGCCGCGAGGGTTACGTCGATGCCTCCGCAGTTCTTGCCCACCTACAAAACGTCGGGGAACTGCTAGACGAACTTCTCAAAATCGCCAAGATTATTCGCGTAGAAGTTCACGCTCCCGCTGCCGAAATCGAAAAGCTGCGAGAGCAGTTGGCCTCTCTTAACCCTCAGTTCTTCATTCTCGACGAAGGTATTCGCCGCACCAGCGAAGCCTAA
- the map gene encoding type I methionyl aminopeptidase, translating into MGNDTITLLSPREIDKMRRAGRLAAKLLDHLADMVKPGVSTLEINDEAERWTRAHGAKSAPLGYHGFPKSICTSINEVICHGIPSADQILKDGDIINIDVTPILEGYHGDTSQTFFVGTPSPLAKKLVEVTRECLQRGIDAVQPGGRIGDIGAAIQEYAEGQGFSVVRDFVGHGISNVFHTGPQVPHYGIRGKGKKIRPGMVFTIEPMINEGTWQHIVLKDGWTAITKDGKLSAQFEHTIAVTETGVEILTVPE; encoded by the coding sequence ATGGGCAACGATACCATCACCTTACTCTCCCCGCGGGAAATTGACAAAATGCGACGAGCCGGACGATTAGCGGCTAAACTGTTAGATCATCTGGCAGATATGGTTAAACCGGGGGTAAGTACCCTAGAAATCAATGATGAAGCAGAACGTTGGACTCGCGCCCATGGAGCCAAAAGTGCGCCCCTAGGATACCACGGCTTTCCTAAGTCCATCTGTACTAGCATTAACGAGGTTATCTGTCACGGCATCCCCAGCGCCGATCAAATCCTCAAAGATGGCGATATTATTAACATCGATGTCACCCCGATTTTAGAAGGTTATCACGGCGATACCTCCCAGACTTTCTTTGTCGGTACTCCCTCCCCCCTGGCCAAAAAGTTAGTGGAAGTTACCAGAGAATGTCTGCAAAGAGGCATAGATGCAGTGCAGCCGGGGGGGAGAATCGGCGATATTGGCGCAGCTATCCAAGAATATGCCGAAGGCCAAGGATTTTCGGTGGTTAGAGATTTTGTCGGTCATGGTATCAGTAATGTTTTTCACACTGGTCCACAGGTTCCCCACTACGGCATTCGCGGCAAGGGCAAAAAAATTCGCCCCGGCATGGTATTCACCATTGAACCAATGATTAATGAGGGAACCTGGCAACATATTGTCTTAAAAGACGGTTGGACTGCTATTACTAAAGATGGTAAACTTTCGGCCCAATTTGAACACACCATCGCCGTCACCGAAACCGGTGTCGAAATTCTCACTGTACCCGAATGA
- the pstB gene encoding phosphate ABC transporter ATP-binding protein PstB encodes MIDSSIMNNPTSLANSAIKVENLSFFYGSKKALEGVSLEIPQRQVTAMIGPSGCGKSTLLKALNRIGELEGQVTVKGKVRFFGQDIYAPKVNLHTLRRQVGMVFQRPNPFPATIYDNIAYGIRIYRSASRSELDGIVESALKGAALWNEVKDLLNKSALGLSGGQQQRLCIARALAVKPKVLLMDEPCSALDPLSTLKVEELIHELKEQYTIVIVTHNMQQASRVSDRTAFFNADETRVGRLVEFDTTQKIFTDAVNQQTRDYVAGRFG; translated from the coding sequence ATGATCGATTCCTCTATCATGAACAATCCTACGTCTCTAGCTAATTCGGCGATCAAAGTCGAAAATCTTAGCTTTTTCTACGGTAGCAAAAAAGCCCTGGAAGGTGTTTCTTTAGAAATCCCGCAAAGGCAAGTAACCGCCATGATCGGCCCCTCTGGTTGTGGTAAATCTACTCTCTTAAAAGCTCTCAATCGTATCGGGGAATTAGAGGGGCAAGTGACAGTTAAAGGGAAAGTTAGGTTTTTTGGTCAAGATATCTACGCCCCCAAAGTTAACCTTCATACCTTACGGCGACAGGTGGGTATGGTGTTTCAGCGCCCTAACCCTTTTCCCGCTACTATTTACGATAATATTGCCTATGGTATTAGAATTTATCGTTCCGCTAGTCGCAGTGAATTAGATGGGATTGTGGAATCAGCTTTAAAAGGAGCTGCTCTTTGGAATGAAGTTAAAGATCTGTTGAATAAATCTGCTTTAGGATTATCGGGGGGACAACAACAAAGATTGTGTATTGCTCGCGCTTTAGCAGTAAAACCAAAAGTATTATTAATGGATGAACCTTGTTCTGCTTTAGACCCTCTTTCTACCCTCAAAGTCGAGGAATTAATCCATGAATTGAAAGAACAATACACGATCGTCATTGTCACCCATAATATGCAACAGGCCTCTAGAGTATCCGATCGCACGGCCTTTTTTAATGCCGATGAAACCCGTGTCGGTCGTTTGGTGGAATTTGACACCACCCAGAAAATTTTCACCGATGCAGTTAATCAACAAACTCGCGATTATGTAGCCGGTAGATTCGGTTAA
- the pstA gene encoding phosphate ABC transporter permease PstA → MSQGAFPEEDLQQPLSPWRHFFTNGLTGLAIALSAIAILPLFAILFQIVKEGLPGFNWQVFTSLPAPVGSDPSVPNGFANAIVGTLTMVGLASLGSIPLGILTGVFLSEFARGSKIGGILRFAIVVLSSTPSVIVGVFSFGVLVLTTKQFSAVAGAFALGVIMLPIIALTTEEALKLIPISYRLGSSALGGSRFDTVFRIVLPAAIAPIMTGILLAVARAAGETAPLMFTALFSQFWQESLWSPTPALTVLIYNYASSPFPEQNSLAWTASLVLIILVLITSLLSRFVTRKRSN, encoded by the coding sequence ATGAGCCAAGGAGCTTTTCCCGAAGAAGATTTACAGCAACCCCTGTCACCGTGGCGACATTTTTTTACCAACGGTCTCACGGGTTTAGCGATCGCTCTTAGTGCCATCGCCATTCTGCCTTTATTCGCTATCCTCTTTCAAATTGTCAAAGAAGGTTTACCCGGATTCAATTGGCAAGTTTTCACCTCTTTACCCGCCCCGGTTGGCTCCGATCCTAGTGTTCCCAATGGTTTCGCTAATGCGATCGTGGGTACTTTAACTATGGTCGGTTTAGCATCCCTGGGCAGCATACCTCTGGGGATTCTCACTGGGGTTTTTCTCTCGGAATTCGCTCGGGGTTCCAAAATTGGTGGGATTCTGCGCTTTGCGATCGTGGTGTTGAGTAGTACCCCTTCCGTCATCGTCGGGGTGTTTTCTTTCGGGGTTTTGGTGTTAACTACCAAACAATTTTCCGCCGTGGCGGGGGCGTTTGCTTTGGGGGTGATCATGTTGCCGATCATCGCTTTAACCACGGAAGAGGCACTAAAACTAATACCCATATCCTACCGTCTCGGCTCCTCCGCTTTGGGGGGTTCCCGTTTCGATACGGTATTTCGCATTGTCCTACCAGCAGCGATCGCACCGATTATGACCGGGATATTATTAGCGGTGGCCCGGGCCGCTGGAGAAACCGCCCCCTTAATGTTTACGGCTTTATTTAGTCAATTTTGGCAAGAAAGTCTTTGGTCGCCCACACCGGCTTTAACGGTGTTGATTTATAACTATGCTAGTTCCCCCTTTCCTGAACAAAATTCCTTGGCTTGGACAGCTTCTTTAGTCCTAATTATCTTAGTTTTAATTACTAGCCTTCTCTCCCGTTTTGTTACTCGTAAACGCTCAAATTAA
- the pstC gene encoding phosphate ABC transporter permease subunit PstC, translating to MANFSEPVEYLDVSAANLNENPGAAGLFDRIFTVLVWICAASGLIFLLWMAWIVFQDARPAINEFGWGFLWGTTWDVNVLKFGGLPFIFGSVVSSILALLLAIPLSVAVALTTSENYLPASIRYPIGFLVELIASIPSVIIGLWGIFVLIPVLKPLQEWLFQNFAWFPLFNTQPLGPSMLIAGVILAIMIVPTISAISRDVLLTVPSELRSASMALGATRWETIWRVLLPAASSGIIGAIILGLGRALGETMAVAMVIGNSSIISPSLLAPGYTIPAVLANTFPEAFEKIHIGALMYLALILFVITLAVNSVAALLVQFINRNR from the coding sequence ATGGCCAATTTTTCTGAACCTGTCGAGTACTTGGATGTCTCGGCGGCCAATCTTAACGAAAACCCCGGCGCTGCGGGTTTATTTGATCGCATTTTTACTGTCTTAGTCTGGATTTGTGCCGCCTCTGGTTTAATTTTTCTGCTCTGGATGGCCTGGATTGTTTTTCAGGATGCGCGGCCGGCGATCAATGAATTCGGTTGGGGATTTCTCTGGGGAACCACTTGGGATGTGAACGTCCTCAAATTTGGTGGTTTACCCTTTATTTTCGGTTCCGTTGTTTCCTCGATTCTGGCTCTTTTATTAGCTATTCCCCTCAGTGTTGCCGTTGCTTTAACCACTAGCGAGAATTATTTGCCAGCAAGTATCCGTTATCCCATCGGTTTTCTAGTAGAATTAATTGCCTCGATTCCTAGTGTAATTATCGGGTTATGGGGGATTTTTGTGCTAATTCCCGTGCTTAAACCCCTGCAAGAATGGTTATTTCAAAATTTTGCTTGGTTCCCTTTATTTAATACCCAACCTTTGGGACCAAGTATGCTGATCGCCGGTGTGATCCTAGCGATCATGATCGTGCCGACTATTTCTGCTATCAGTCGCGATGTCTTGCTTACCGTCCCCTCTGAATTACGCAGCGCCTCCATGGCCCTAGGTGCCACTCGTTGGGAAACCATCTGGCGCGTGCTGTTGCCGGCGGCCAGTTCCGGTATTATCGGGGCGATTATCCTCGGTTTAGGGCGCGCTTTAGGGGAAACTATGGCGGTGGCCATGGTAATCGGTAACTCCTCGATTATTAGTCCCTCCCTCTTGGCCCCCGGTTATACTATTCCTGCTGTACTAGCCAATACCTTCCCAGAAGCTTTTGAAAAAATCCACATCGGAGCCTTGATGTATCTAGCTTTGATTCTATTTGTTATTACCTTGGCCGTCAATAGTGTAGCGGCTTTATTAGTACAATTTATCAACCGCAATCGTTAA
- the pstS gene encoding phosphate ABC transporter substrate-binding protein PstS, whose translation MIFSTATLTRVCAVSFATAAALAGTMGEAFAQTLNGAGASFPAPLYQRYFADYKNATGVTVNYNSVGSGAGVRQFIAGTVDFGASDAAPSSSEKSQMKNGLLLVPTAGGAVAVVYNLPGVNNLQISRANLGKIFSGEITNWRQVDPKLPNRPIKVVVRADGSGTTEIFTSHLSAISPSFKSKVGTSKEPNWGFTVLKGPKNDGVAALVKQTEGSIGYVQDTFARKNEGATMRTAKVQNKAGQFVEPSLAQANKAMEGIKFNADFTANMDDPSSGYPIVGITWLLVPKDYADNKKAAEIKRLLTWILTTGQGINNQLEFTRIPQSVTQRVLAEVNKIK comes from the coding sequence ATGATATTCTCAACTGCTACCCTAACTCGTGTGTGTGCTGTCTCCTTCGCCACGGCAGCGGCCTTAGCAGGGACGATGGGAGAAGCTTTCGCCCAAACCCTGAACGGTGCAGGAGCCTCCTTTCCCGCGCCCCTATACCAGCGTTATTTTGCCGACTATAAAAACGCCACCGGTGTCACCGTTAACTATAATTCCGTCGGTAGCGGTGCCGGTGTCCGGCAATTTATCGCCGGAACGGTCGATTTTGGCGCTTCCGATGCCGCTCCTTCCTCCTCGGAAAAAAGCCAGATGAAAAACGGTTTACTGCTGGTTCCCACCGCCGGGGGAGCCGTCGCCGTGGTTTATAATTTGCCGGGGGTAAATAACCTGCAAATTTCCAGGGCTAACCTCGGTAAAATCTTCAGTGGCGAGATCACTAACTGGAGACAAGTGGATCCGAAACTGCCCAACCGACCCATTAAAGTGGTGGTTAGGGCTGATGGTAGCGGTACTACCGAGATTTTTACCTCTCACCTGAGTGCGATTAGTCCTTCCTTCAAAAGTAAGGTGGGAACCAGCAAAGAACCGAACTGGGGTTTTACCGTTCTCAAAGGACCGAAAAATGATGGTGTGGCGGCCCTGGTTAAACAAACAGAAGGCTCGATCGGTTACGTTCAAGATACCTTTGCCCGCAAAAATGAAGGGGCAACCATGAGAACCGCCAAAGTTCAGAATAAAGCCGGTCAATTTGTCGAACCCAGTCTCGCCCAAGCTAACAAGGCGATGGAAGGGATCAAATTTAACGCCGATTTTACCGCTAATATGGACGATCCGAGCAGTGGTTATCCGATCGTCGGGATTACTTGGTTATTAGTACCGAAAGACTACGCTGATAACAAAAAAGCGGCGGAAATTAAAAGACTGTTGACTTGGATTCTCACCACCGGTCAAGGTATTAACAATCAATTGGAATTTACTCGGATTCCCCAATCGGTGACTCAAAGAGTTTTAGCCGAAGTTAATAAAATTAAATAA
- a CDS encoding PstS family phosphate ABC transporter substrate-binding protein: MLINLDKLLKKALIFVSAGVLVACAPVDSQSNKSIIIDGSSTVYPITKAVADEYKKQKQPSADISVNFSGTTGGFRQFCAGKTDISNASRPIRSDEIEACNRNNIRFIELPIAFDALTIAVNKENNWIDSITLEELKKIWEPAAQGKITKWSQVRSGLPDKPLNLFGAGKDSGTFDYFTEAVVGEEDVSRSDYVASEDDDTLIQGVSQDANALGYFGLAYYEKQAANLKALAIDSGKGAVLPSRETVLQSTYQPLARPLFIYVNAQKAQSNKDLQRFVEYYLSQAQNIVQEVGYIPLSGEHYHLAKVTFFNGEAGTVFGGHSKFDVTLAELLRQKAKF; encoded by the coding sequence ATGCTGATAAATCTCGATAAATTGCTCAAAAAGGCTCTTATTTTTGTTAGTGCTGGTGTTTTAGTTGCTTGCGCTCCCGTTGACTCCCAATCAAATAAATCAATTATTATTGATGGGTCTAGCACCGTTTACCCGATCACCAAGGCTGTCGCCGATGAATACAAAAAACAAAAACAGCCGTCTGCGGATATAAGCGTCAACTTTTCGGGTACTACTGGCGGATTTCGGCAGTTTTGCGCTGGAAAAACCGATATTAGCAATGCTTCGCGACCGATTCGCAGCGATGAGATCGAAGCCTGTAATCGGAATAACATTAGATTTATCGAATTGCCGATCGCCTTTGATGCGCTCACCATCGCAGTCAATAAAGAAAACAATTGGATTGATAGCATCACTTTAGAGGAATTAAAAAAAATCTGGGAACCTGCGGCCCAGGGTAAAATTACCAAGTGGAGTCAGGTGCGATCGGGATTGCCGGATAAACCTCTCAATCTCTTTGGTGCGGGCAAAGATTCGGGAACTTTCGATTATTTTACGGAAGCGGTGGTAGGAGAAGAAGATGTTAGCCGCAGCGATTACGTTGCCAGTGAAGATGACGACACTTTAATCCAAGGAGTTAGTCAAGATGCCAATGCCCTAGGATATTTTGGTCTAGCTTACTACGAAAAACAAGCGGCGAACTTAAAAGCCTTAGCAATAGACAGTGGTAAAGGGGCTGTTTTGCCCTCCCGGGAAACGGTGCTACAATCCACCTATCAACCCTTAGCCCGTCCTTTATTTATCTACGTTAACGCCCAAAAAGCCCAGTCTAATAAGGATTTACAGCGTTTTGTCGAGTATTATCTCAGTCAAGCTCAAAATATCGTTCAAGAGGTCGGTTATATTCCCCTGAGCGGTGAGCATTATCATTTAGCCAAGGTCACTTTCTTTAACGGGGAAGCGGGAACAGTTTTCGGGGGACACTCAAAATTCGATGTGACTTTAGCCGAATTACTGCGCCAGAAAGCCAAGTTTTAG
- the pstB gene encoding phosphate ABC transporter ATP-binding protein PstB, which yields MYSTDVVTDAVLRTKNLNVYYGSNLAVRDVNLDIPEKKVIAFIGPSGCGKSTVLRCFNRMNDLVKSAKIEGKVTFRGQDIYGNSVNPIGLRSRIGMVFQKPNPFPKSIYENIAFGARLNGYIGDMDQLVEESLKKAVLWDDVKDKLKESGLALSGGQQQRLCIARAIAVKPEVVLMDEPCAALDPISTLKIEELIHELKTQYTIVIVTHNMQQASRVSDLTAFYNAEPTRKGGKVGYLVEYDRTEVIFQNPAQESTRDYVSGRFG from the coding sequence ATGTATAGTACCGATGTTGTCACCGATGCAGTTTTGAGAACCAAAAACTTAAATGTTTACTATGGTTCTAATCTCGCTGTTCGTGATGTTAACCTTGATATTCCTGAGAAAAAAGTGATCGCTTTTATCGGTCCCTCTGGCTGCGGAAAAAGTACAGTTTTACGCTGTTTTAATCGCATGAATGATCTAGTTAAAAGTGCCAAAATTGAAGGAAAAGTTACCTTTCGCGGTCAAGATATTTATGGTAATTCCGTTAATCCTATCGGGTTACGCAGTCGCATCGGTATGGTTTTTCAGAAACCGAATCCTTTTCCTAAATCTATCTATGAAAATATCGCTTTTGGGGCGCGCTTAAATGGCTACATCGGCGATATGGATCAATTAGTGGAAGAATCTTTAAAAAAAGCCGTTCTCTGGGATGATGTTAAAGATAAACTCAAAGAAAGTGGTTTAGCTTTATCGGGGGGACAACAACAAAGGTTATGTATTGCTCGCGCTATTGCGGTTAAACCGGAAGTTGTTTTAATGGATGAACCCTGTGCGGCACTCGATCCAATTTCTACCCTAAAAATTGAGGAATTAATTCACGAATTGAAAACCCAATATACTATAGTTATTGTTACTCATAATATGCAACAAGCGTCGCGGGTTTCTGATTTAACGGCTTTTTATAATGCTGAACCGACCCGAAAAGGCGGTAAAGTAGGTTATTTAGTGGAATATGATCGCACAGAGGTTATCTTTCAAAATCCCGCTCAAGAGTCCACTAGAGATTATGTTAGCGGTCGTTTTGGTTAA
- the pstB gene encoding phosphate ABC transporter ATP-binding protein PstB: protein MLTNRTTQSTATVLKVDNANIYYGNYRAVRDVSIHIPKNKVTAFIGPSGCGKSTILRCFNRLNDLIHGFRIDGKVFYHNQDIYSQDVDPVEVRKYIGMVFQRPNPFPKSIYDNVVYGARLNGYKGDLDELVETSLRRAALWDEVKDKLKESGFSLSGGQQQRLCIARAIAAQPEVLLMDEPCSALDPISTLKVEELMHELKERYTIIIVTHNMQQATRVADLTAFYNAEPTDKGGKIGYLVEFDHTDKIFSDPQEKATKDYVSGRFG, encoded by the coding sequence ATGCTAACTAATCGCACTACCCAATCAACTGCAACCGTTTTAAAGGTGGATAATGCTAATATTTACTATGGTAATTATCGAGCAGTACGAGACGTTTCCATCCATATTCCCAAAAATAAAGTCACCGCTTTTATCGGACCCTCTGGCTGTGGAAAAAGTACCATTCTCAGGTGTTTTAATCGTCTCAATGATTTAATTCACGGTTTTCGTATTGACGGCAAAGTTTTTTATCATAACCAAGATATTTACTCTCAAGATGTGGATCCGGTCGAAGTAAGAAAATATATCGGTATGGTGTTCCAGCGCCCTAATCCTTTTCCCAAATCCATTTATGATAATGTGGTTTACGGAGCGCGATTAAATGGTTATAAAGGTGATTTAGATGAATTAGTAGAAACTTCCCTGCGTCGAGCTGCTCTCTGGGACGAGGTAAAAGATAAACTAAAAGAAAGCGGTTTTTCCCTATCGGGGGGACAACAACAAAGATTATGTATTGCTCGCGCTATTGCCGCTCAACCAGAAGTATTATTAATGGATGAACCCTGTTCGGCACTGGATCCAATTTCAACTTTAAAAGTTGAGGAATTAATGCACGAATTAAAAGAACGTTATACAATTATTATTGTTACTCACAATATGCAACAAGCCACCAGAGTAGCGGATTTAACGGCTTTTTATAACGCTGAACCCACCGATAAAGGTGGCAAAATTGGTTATCTAGTCGAGTTTGATCATACGGACAAAATCTTTAGTGATCCTCAAGAAAAAGCAACTAAAGATTATGTTAGTGGACGTTTTGGCTAA
- the pstA gene encoding phosphate ABC transporter permease PstA: MDSANLGNNLKKKPGSPRSLLGTIMTVLSGLCLTVTIIPLFAVLGFVFVQGVGSLNANLFTKLPPPPGLGGGGIANAILGTIIVVALATAIAVPIGVLAAVYLSEFSGDNKLAQGVRFATNVLAGVPSIIVGVFAYGLLVAPLFGEGTALLGFSALAGSIGLAVLMLPTIIRTTDEALKIVPQDIRWAAMGLGAYNYQTVLKIVLPAAVPAILTGVTLAIARAAGETASLIFTALFSNFWPRGILEPIATLSVLVFNFATAPFAPQQQLAWAGALILVFLVLVTNILSRLATRQKTY; encoded by the coding sequence ATGGATAGTGCGAATTTAGGCAATAATCTCAAAAAGAAACCGGGTAGTCCTCGATCGCTATTGGGGACAATTATGACCGTTCTATCGGGTTTATGTTTAACAGTGACGATTATTCCGCTTTTTGCCGTCCTAGGCTTCGTTTTTGTACAAGGGGTGGGCAGTTTAAACGCCAATCTCTTTACCAAATTACCGCCACCGCCGGGGTTAGGAGGAGGAGGCATCGCTAACGCCATTTTAGGCACAATTATCGTCGTTGCCCTAGCCACAGCGATCGCAGTTCCCATCGGCGTTTTAGCGGCGGTTTATCTCTCGGAATTTAGCGGTGATAACAAACTTGCCCAGGGTGTGCGCTTCGCTACCAACGTGTTAGCGGGCGTTCCTTCGATTATTGTCGGGGTTTTCGCCTACGGTTTGCTAGTTGCGCCATTATTTGGCGAAGGAACAGCCCTTTTAGGCTTTTCTGCCCTTGCCGGTTCGATCGGTTTAGCCGTGTTAATGTTACCCACTATTATTAGAACCACCGATGAGGCTTTAAAAATCGTTCCCCAAGACATCCGCTGGGCGGCCATGGGTTTGGGGGCCTATAATTACCAAACCGTCCTAAAAATCGTCCTTCCTGCCGCAGTTCCCGCTATTTTGACCGGTGTTACTTTAGCAATTGCTAGGGCGGCTGGAGAAACCGCCTCTTTAATTTTTACGGCATTATTCTCTAACTTTTGGCCTCGGGGTATCTTGGAACCGATTGCCACCCTTTCGGTCCTGGTTTTCAACTTTGCTACTGCCCCTTTTGCCCCCCAACAGCAATTAGCTTGGGCAGGAGCTTTAATTCTGGTGTTTTTGGTGTTGGTAACTAACATTTTATCCCGTTTAGCCACGCGCCAGAAAACCTATTAA
- the pstC gene encoding phosphate ABC transporter permease subunit PstC, with the protein MSAPTVSPDSNFKERPESEKILDKGFVGLTTAFAIAIGLILLLIALVIFIRALPAIQSFGLGFLTSSAWNPVRGREEFGVLPVIYGTLVSSLIALLIAVPLGIGSAIFLSEDFIPLNARTILVFLVQLLAAIPSVVYGLWGIFVLIPIIRPLGNWLNANFSWIPLFSTPLGGPGMLPAGVILAIMILPIIIAISRDSLAALPPDLRQASLGLGATRWETIFRVLIPAAFSGIVGGIMLALGRALGETMAVTMIIGNSNRISASILAPANTIASLLANQFAEASGMQISALMYAGFVLLVLTLVVNIFAELIVNRVKAKY; encoded by the coding sequence ATGAGTGCGCCCACAGTTTCACCCGACTCAAATTTTAAAGAACGTCCGGAATCGGAAAAAATCCTCGATAAAGGCTTTGTGGGATTGACTACCGCCTTTGCCATCGCTATTGGGCTAATTTTGCTCCTGATTGCCCTAGTTATTTTTATTCGGGCTTTACCGGCGATTCAAAGCTTTGGTCTGGGATTTTTGACCAGTAGTGCTTGGAATCCCGTGCGCGGTCGGGAAGAATTCGGAGTTCTGCCCGTTATCTACGGGACTCTCGTTAGTTCTCTGATTGCACTCCTGATTGCTGTTCCCCTCGGTATCGGTTCGGCCATTTTTTTAAGCGAAGATTTTATTCCCTTAAATGCGCGGACAATTTTGGTTTTTCTCGTACAACTTTTGGCCGCTATTCCCAGTGTTGTTTACGGATTGTGGGGTATATTTGTACTGATTCCTATCATCAGACCCCTTGGTAACTGGCTAAATGCTAATTTTAGTTGGATTCCTCTTTTTAGTACTCCTTTAGGGGGTCCTGGGATGTTACCGGCGGGGGTAATTTTAGCAATTATGATCCTGCCGATTATTATCGCTATCTCTCGTGACTCTTTGGCCGCTTTACCGCCAGATTTGCGGCAAGCTTCCCTAGGCTTGGGGGCCACCCGTTGGGAAACGATTTTTCGGGTATTAATTCCCGCCGCTTTTTCCGGGATTGTCGGGGGGATTATGTTAGCTTTAGGGCGCGCTTTAGGGGAAACCATGGCAGTAACGATGATTATCGGCAATTCTAACCGCATTAGTGCCTCTATTCTCGCTCCTGCTAACACGATCGCTTCCTTATTGGCTAACCAATTCGCCGAAGCCTCGGGAATGCAAATATCGGCTTTAATGTATGCGGGTTTTGTTCTCTTGGTTTTGACTCTAGTAGTCAATATCTTCGCCGAATTAATCGTTAATCGTGTCAAAGCTAAGTATTAA